CGTCTACCAAAGCACGGTCGTTAAGTGTATGGGTCATGCCTTTCTGAGTACGCGGGATATCTGTAATATCTCCCGGTTGTTTCCATGCCCTCAGCACTTCTTTTGTCCAGTTATTACCAATATAGAGCGGATTCGTGTAATTATATCCAACATAATCGTAGATTTTTCCACCTAATGAATAGGTCGCCATCATTGAAAAGTCAAATCCTTTGTAAATAAGAGACGTAGAGAGTGAACCATAAAGATCCGGAATACGGCTACCAAGAAGTACACGGCTGGAAGCCGCTTTTGATTTATCACTCGATACATAATGCTTGCTACGGTCTTGCTCATCTTCTTTGTTATCAAAGACCCAATAGAGCTGGTCTCCGGTAGCAGGATCAACACCGGCACTACGTGCCATAAAGAATGTGTTAAGCTGTTCACCAACACGGATGATGGTGCTTCCACCAATTATTTCATCCTGTTCATCAGTCAGGTGAATCACTTCGTTGTTCACCTTTGATCCCATTGCTGTAACATTCCACACGAGATCTTTTGTCTTGATAAAATCATATCCTACTGAAAGATCAAAACCCCAGTTCTTCATATCACCCACATTGTCGTTATAGCCAGTGAAACCGGAAGAGAATGGCAATGGCCTGTTAAGCAACATGTCGGCTGTTTTTCTGGTATACCAGTCAAAGCCAAGCGATAACCTGGAGTCAAACATGAGCGCATCGAAACCAGTATTAAAACTGGCATTCTTCTCCCATGACACCATCATATTTTCAACAGAAGAGGCCTTTGCTCCGTTTGAGTTGGCATTATTCCATGTCAAATCATAAAATGCCTGCCATGCGTAAAGTCCTACACGGTTGTTACCTTGTGTTCCATAACTTGCTTTTACTGTCAGGTTATCAATCCAGTCAACATCATCCATAAAAGGCTCTTCGGAAACACGCCATGATGCACCCAATGACCAGAAATCACCCCATCGGTAATCCTTATGAAATCGTGAAGATCCATCACGACGATAACTGGCCGAAAGATAATATTTATCCATATAGTTGTAGTTCAACCTGGAGAAATAAGAGTCGAGCGTTTCGTTATTCTCATAAGATGTTGCATCTGCGATTGATGAACCAGGAGCCAGTTCATATATTTCAGGGAATGGGAATCCTGTCTTACTGGCGCTCAGATGATTGAACTTGTAACTGTAAAACTCGTGTCCGAACATCAGGTCAAAGCTGTGCAGATCAAATGTACGGTCCCAGTTCAATACCTGATTGAATGTATAAGAGAAAGTTTTATTGGCTTCTTTACCAAGACGACCCGATCCGGCTGCGTTACCAAAAAGCGGATTGTAGTAAAAGGTATAACTACCGTTTACATAATCAGCCCCTAAATTCATCGTGAAGGTTAGCCCTTGGAAAGCGCCGTACTTTTCATCGTTTGTATTGAATTCAACCAATCCCCTAGCACTCACATTCTCGCTACTATTGTAATATCTGTCATCATAAAGAGTAGCAATTGAGTTAAAATTCTGCTGAGCTCCTGAAGCTCTGTTCAAACCATAATCAAAAAGAGGGTTTCCAAGATCGTTTTTCAGAATTTCACCATTGACGTCTCTCTCCCATATCGGGTAAATTGGTGCCATCTGTTCGGCAGAGTACCACACGTTGGAAGTAGCAGATCCATCAATATCGAGCATATTGGAGGTTGTTTTTGCAACATTGGCTGATAGTGAAGTTCTAAACCAGTCTGTTGCCTGAAGGTCGGTAGATACACGACCGGCAAAACGATCGAAAGAAGTGGTTTTCAGCAAACCCTCCTCATTCAGGTAGTTAAATGAAGCCAAAGTCTTCATCTTTGCATTACCACCTGAAACATCAAACTGATACTCCTGGCGCATAGGAGAAGGTGCAATTACCTCATCCATCCAGTTGTCGGACCACCTTAGCTGAGCAGAAGGATTAATCTTACCGGTAGTTAGATCAAATAACTCAGAAACAGGTACATTATAAGGGTTATACTGTTCATTAACACCGAAAATCGGGTCAACTGTACCTTTCATTCTATTAACTGCATTGATTGCAGCTTGTTGTTCATTTGCACCCAAGCCAAAAATTTCATCATTTTTGTATGATTGAAAAGCAGTTTCCAGATATTCCTGTGTGTTCATCACATCGTACCTTTTAATTGCTCTCGATGCAACACCAATCGTGGTTTTGAAGTTTACATTCACCTTTCCGTCAGTATTCTGTCCAGATTTGGTGGTAATCATTACCACACCGTTCGCAGCACGAGAACCGTAAAGTGATGAAGCTGAAGCATCTTTTAAAACGGTAAGACTCTCAATATCGTTTGGATTGATTGAATTAAGAGAACCATCATAAGGGATTCCGTCAACAACGTAGAGGGGTGACTGGGACGCGTTGATGGATCCGAAACCGCGAATCACGATTCCTGA
This genomic window from Dysgonomonadaceae bacterium zrk40 contains:
- a CDS encoding TonB-dependent receptor, whose product is MKRKLMMFLSLFFLGIGIISAQTQVRGTVVDEAGEAVIGATIQIQGTTQGTVTDFDGNFTLSVPANARLEISYVGMLTQVVTASPNMRVVLEADTKLLDEVMVVAYGTARKSTFTGSAATVDTDQITNRSIANVSKALDGTVPGVQTTLGSGQPGSSSGIVIRGFGSINASQSPLYVVDGIPYDGSLNSINPNDIESLTVLKDASASSLYGSRAANGVVMITTKSGQNTDGKVNVNFKTTIGVASRAIKRYDVMNTQEYLETAFQSYKNDEIFGLGANEQQAAINAVNRMKGTVDPIFGVNEQYNPYNVPVSELFDLTTGKINPSAQLRWSDNWMDEVIAPSPMRQEYQFDVSGGNAKMKTLASFNYLNEEGLLKTTSFDRFAGRVSTDLQATDWFRTSLSANVAKTTSNMLDIDGSATSNVWYSAEQMAPIYPIWERDVNGEILKNDLGNPLFDYGLNRASGAQQNFNSIATLYDDRYYNSSENVSARGLVEFNTNDEKYGAFQGLTFTMNLGADYVNGSYTFYYNPLFGNAAGSGRLGKEANKTFSYTFNQVLNWDRTFDLHSFDLMFGHEFYSYKFNHLSASKTGFPFPEIYELAPGSSIADATSYENNETLDSYFSRLNYNYMDKYYLSASYRRDGSSRFHKDYRWGDFWSLGASWRVSEEPFMDDVDWIDNLTVKASYGTQGNNRVGLYAWQAFYDLTWNNANSNGAKASSVENMMVSWEKNASFNTGFDALMFDSRLSLGFDWYTRKTADMLLNRPLPFSSGFTGYNDNVGDMKNWGFDLSVGYDFIKTKDLVWNVTAMGSKVNNEVIHLTDEQDEIIGGSTIIRVGEQLNTFFMARSAGVDPATGDQLYWVFDNKEDEQDRSKHYVSSDKSKAASSRVLLGSRIPDLYGSLSTSLIYKGFDFSMMATYSLGGKIYDYVGYNYTNPLYIGNNWTKEVLRAWKQPGDITDIPRTQKGMTHTLNDRALVDASYFAFKNIAVGYTFKLKNTGIESIRIFGQGDNLAIFSARQGLNPQYNFSGSTDFAYTPNRVISGGLNIKF